A genomic stretch from Trueperaceae bacterium includes:
- a CDS encoding sigma factor-like helix-turn-helix DNA-binding protein gives MLRALADLLGWTDATNPDPAHTPRSQVPTPHAHVQDNPTADPTPSLQPSPAPRTPTHAPEAAGTAAQVAPDEADRYHERGLPDAWRPVLARLQAAPPTAATPPSLDPSRIDHLFALLESTWPRDAAILRRRADGETLDAVGTRHGITRERVRQLQNRARKRLRSLNATRTSDAPRTDDDLLARLDTVDTHPLLVPAHGPIADAIRRATFALHPKTLHVQERNDLLLVTTPDTHALLARIDDHVHAGSAFTTLDAVANALDLHVDLVATLAAFSERTYPTHDGALASHGWTVLDRMKAVARVLAEPPLEAHAWHGSEMTEALKVVFPDAFAHWRARNALATLSSRDQKAFVHTGKRGTWRLADEHPTSPDAR, from the coding sequence ATGCTGCGAGCCCTGGCCGACCTCCTCGGCTGGACGGACGCCACGAACCCCGATCCGGCGCACACCCCCCGCAGTCAAGTGCCCACCCCCCACGCGCACGTGCAGGACAACCCAACGGCCGATCCCACGCCCAGCCTCCAGCCGTCCCCCGCGCCACGCACGCCGACCCACGCCCCCGAGGCCGCCGGCACCGCCGCGCAGGTCGCTCCGGACGAAGCCGACCGGTACCACGAACGCGGCCTCCCTGACGCCTGGCGCCCGGTGCTCGCACGCCTCCAGGCCGCGCCCCCGACCGCCGCGACCCCGCCCTCGCTCGACCCCAGCAGGATCGACCACCTGTTCGCCCTCCTGGAGTCCACATGGCCCCGCGACGCCGCGATCCTCCGCCGCAGAGCGGACGGCGAGACGCTCGACGCCGTCGGCACCCGCCACGGCATCACCCGCGAACGGGTGCGCCAACTCCAAAACCGAGCCCGCAAACGCCTCCGAAGCCTGAACGCCACGCGCACGTCGGACGCGCCCCGCACGGACGACGACCTCCTCGCACGCCTCGACACGGTCGACACGCACCCCCTCCTCGTCCCCGCCCACGGCCCCATCGCCGACGCCATCCGCCGCGCCACGTTCGCCCTCCACCCCAAGACGCTCCACGTCCAAGAACGAAACGACCTCCTCCTCGTCACCACGCCCGACACCCACGCCCTCCTGGCCCGCATCGACGACCACGTCCACGCGGGATCGGCCTTCACCACGCTCGACGCCGTCGCCAACGCCCTCGACCTCCACGTCGATCTCGTCGCCACGCTCGCCGCGTTCAGCGAACGCACCTACCCCACGCACGACGGCGCCCTCGCCTCCCACGGCTGGACCGTCCTCGACCGCATGAAAGCCGTCGCCCGCGTCCTCGCCGAACCGCCCCTCGAGGCCCACGCCTGGCACGGCAGCGAAATGACCGAAGCCCTGAAGGTGGTCTTCCCCGACGCGTTCGCGCACTGGCGCGCCCGCAACGCCCTCGCCACCCTCTCGAGCCGCGACCAGAAGGCGTTCGTCCACACCGGGAAG